From one Lycium barbarum isolate Lr01 chromosome 6, ASM1917538v2, whole genome shotgun sequence genomic stretch:
- the LOC132598801 gene encoding 7-deoxyloganetin glucosyltransferase-like, with the protein MGSLEGKKSQKPHAVCIPFPSQGHINPMLKISILLHSKGFHITFVNSEYNHKRLLKSRGPSFLENNFQDFIFETIPDGLPPIDADTTQHIPSLCFSTKENCLAPFRELLIKINNSSNDDVPPVSCIIFDGIMTFALLAAQEIGVPSVSFRTTNACSFMCNKHLPLLIEKGILPLKDESDITNGYLDTIIDYIPSMKNLCLREFPSQIRTTNINDKLLNFIMGETEGASKASAIIFHTFDSLEFNVLRDLSLICPPLYTIGPLQLLTDQLPKNSLKFLRANLWKEDEDCLNWLNSKEEKSVVYVNFGSITVLTKTQLMEFAWGLANSKKNFFWVIRSDAVVGDDSAMLPNEFVEETKERGLISRWCCQEQVLKHSSIGAFLTHCGWNSVMESIGSGVPMICWPFFADQHINCRYACYEWGVGMEIDKNVKRDEVDKIVREMMDGDKGKKVKKNATEWKKLAQEATRVEGSSSLNLDKLVKDELLFNYPVC; encoded by the exons ATGGGGTCTCTTGAAGGAAAAAAATCTCAAAAACCTCATGCTGTATGCAtaccatttccatcacaaggccacaTAAATCCTATGCTAAAAATTTCAATACTCCTTCATTCCAAAGGCTTTCACATAACATTTGTCAACTCTGAATATAATCACAAGAGATTGCTCAAATCACGAGGcccttcttttcttgaaaataatttCCAAGATTTCATTTTTGAAACTATTCCAGATGGACTTCCTCCAATTGATGCTGATACTACACAACATATTCCTTCTCTTTGTTTCTCCACAAAAGAAAATTGTTTAGCTCCATTTAGAGAGCTTTTAATCAAGATTAATAATTCATCCAATGATGATGTTCCTCCAGTGAGTTGCATAATTTTTGATGGAATTATGACATTTGCTTTGTTAGCTGCTCAAGAAATTGGTGTCCCAAGTGTTAGCTTCAGAACTACAAATGCTTGCAGTTTCATGTGCAATAAACACTTGCCTCTCCTTATTGAAAAAGGAATTCTGCCTCTCAAAG ATGAAAGTGATATAACAAATGGGTATTTGGACACGATTATAGATTATATACCTAGTATGAAAAATCTCTGTCTTAGGGAATTCCCCAGCCAAATTAGAACCACAAATATAAATGACAAATTGTTGAATTTCATTATGGGAGAAACTGAAGGAGCTTCAAAAGCATCAGCCATTATTTTCCACACTTTTGATTCACTCGAATTTAATGTCTTAAGAGACTTATCCTTAATTTGTCCTCCACTTTACACTATTGGACCTCTTCAATTGCTCACTGATCAACTTCCAAAAAATAGTCTAAAATTCCTTAGAGCCAATTTATGGAAAGAGGATGAGGACTGTCTCAATTGGCTAAATTCAAAAGAGGAAAAATCAGTGGTTTATGTGAATTTTGGTAGCATAACAGTATTGACAAAAACCCAACTCATGGAATTTGCATGGGGACTTGCTAATAGCAAGAAAAACTTTTTCTGGGTAATTAGGTCTGATGCAGTTGTTGGTGATGATTCTGCTATGTTACCAAATGAATTCGTCGAAGAAACTAAAGAAAGAGGCCTAATTTCAAGATGGTGTTGCCAAGAACAAGTTTTGAAACACTCATCAATCGGTGCGTTTTTGACTCACTGTGGATGGAATTCAGTAATGGAAAGTATAGGAAGTGGCGTACCTATGATTTGTTGGCCATTTTTTGCCGATCAACACATAAACTGCAG GTATGCATGTTATGAATGGGGTGTTGGCATGGAAATTGACAAGAATGTGAAGAGAGATGAAGTAGACAAGATTGTGAGGGAAATGATGGATGGAGATAAAGGTAAGAAAGTGAAGAAAAACGCAACTGAATGGAAAAAATTGGCACAAGAAGCTACTAGAGTTGAGGGTTCATCAAGCTTGAATTTAGATAAATTAGTGAAAGATGAACTTCTATTCAATTATCCAGTTTGTTAG
- the LOC132598800 gene encoding chaperone protein dnaJ A7A, chloroplastic-like, giving the protein MAIIPCGSTWVVRWGVQPQCMLKSPVTNKLSASPFCFSSKTRALASPNSAFFCQESLQALSSSVSNKNQYQRRGTRLVVRAEKDYYDVLGVSRNASKSDIKSSYRKLARSYHPDVNKEPGAEQKFKEISNAYEVLSDDEKRSIYDKYGEAGLKGAGMGGMGDFSNAFDLFESLFDGFGGMGGGMGGRGSRSRATEGEDQGYNLVLNFKEAVFGVEKEIEISRLETCGTCDGSGAKPGTKPSTCNTCGGQGQVVSSARTPLGVFQQVTTCSACGGTGEISTPCSTCNGDGRVRKSKRISLKVPPGVDSGSRLRVRSEGNAGRRGGPPGDLFVMIEVLPDPVLKRDDTNILYNCKVSYIDAILGTTMKVPTVDGMVDLKIPSGTQPGTTLVMAKKGVPLLSKPNMRGDQLVRVQVEIPKRLSSEERKLIEELANLNKPKAANSRR; this is encoded by the exons TTTCTCAAGCAAGACAAGGGCATTGGCATCCCCAAATTCAGCCTTCTTTTGTCAAGAATCCCTGCAAGCACTTTCCAGTTCAGTGTCAAACAAGAACCAATATCAACGAAGGGGGACCCGTTTAGTTGTTAGAGCTGAAAAG GATTACTATGATGTCCTTGGTGTATCTAGAAACGCTAGCAAATCAGATATCAAAAGTT CTTACCGGAAGCTTGCAAGGAGTTACCATCCTGATGTGAACAA agaacCTGGAGCTGAACAGAAATTTAAGGAGATCAGCAATGCTTATGAg GTTTTGTCCGATGATGAGAAACGTTCCATATATGACAAATATGGGGAGGCTGGCCTTAAAGGAGCTGGCATGGGCGGCATGGGG GATTTTAGCAACGCCTTTGATTTGTTTGAGTCTTTGTTCGATGGCTTCGGTGGTATGGGGGGTGGCATGGGAGGTAGAGGTTCTCGGAGCAGGGCCACAGAAGGTGAAGACCAGGGCTATAATCTGGTTTTGAATTTCAAAGAAGCTGTATTTGGGGTTGAGAAGGAAATTGAAATTAGCAGGCTTGAAACTTGTGGCACTTGTGATGGATCAGGTGCAAAACCTGGGACTAAACCATCGACCTGTAATACTTGTGGTGGGCAAGGGCAGGTTGTGTCCTCAGCAAGGACCCCACTGGGTGTTTTCCAGCAGGTGACAACATGCTCTGCTTGTGGAGGGACTGGAGAGATTTCTACTCCTTGCAGCACCTGTAATGGTGATGGCCGAGTGAGGAAGTCAAAACGCATTAGCTTGAAAGTTCCGCCTGGTGTGGATTCAGGTAGTCGTTTAAGGGTTCGTTCAGAAGGTAATGCAGGAAGGAGAGGTGGACCCCCCGGAGATCTTTTTGTCATGATTGAAGTTCTCCCAGATCCAGTATTAAAACGGGACGACACCAATATTCTCTACAATTGCAAAGTTTCTTACATTGATGCGATTTTGGGTACAACCATGAAGGTTCCTACAGTAGATGGAATGGTTGATCTAAAGATTCCATCAGGTACCCAGCCTGGAACAACATTGGTGATGGCCAAAAAAGGTGTGCCGCTCCTGAGTAAACCGAATATGAGGGGTGATCAACTAGTGAGGGTGCAAGTTGAGATTCCAAAACGGTTGAGCAGTGAAGAGAGAAAGCTCATAGAAGAGCTTGCAAATCTAAACAAGCCTAAAGCTGCCAACAGTAGGAGATAG